From the Thermodesulfobacteriota bacterium genome, one window contains:
- a CDS encoding threo-3-hydroxy-L-aspartate ammonia-lyase: MFEQVQAAKKRLKGYANVTPIMTSRTLNRLVGAKVYFKCENFQKIGAFKFRGAFNSISQLSKAEKARGVVTYSSGNHAQAVALVGQMLNVQTTIVMPNDAPATKRAATKEYGATFVEYDPDKGSREDIAKELEASNGYTMIPPYDHAEVIAGQGTAALEMFEEIGNLDMLLVPCGGGGLLSGSAIAAKGMSPNCRVIGIEPELADDATKSFQTKKLHRVKNPPTIADGTRTPSLGRITFPLVLEFVDDMKTVSEEDIIEAVKFLFYRMKLVVEPSGALGLAALLSRAVIAEGRVGIIISGGNIDSATMITILSP; this comes from the coding sequence ATGTTTGAACAAGTTCAAGCCGCTAAAAAAAGATTGAAAGGTTATGCCAATGTAACGCCGATTATGACTTCCCGGACACTCAACCGGTTGGTTGGGGCAAAAGTGTATTTCAAGTGCGAGAATTTCCAAAAAATTGGGGCATTTAAGTTTCGCGGGGCATTCAACAGCATCTCTCAACTTTCGAAAGCAGAGAAAGCGCGAGGTGTGGTTACTTATTCTTCAGGGAATCATGCCCAGGCAGTGGCTTTGGTCGGTCAAATGCTGAATGTTCAAACCACAATCGTCATGCCGAACGACGCTCCTGCAACCAAGCGGGCTGCCACCAAGGAGTACGGGGCCACTTTTGTTGAGTACGATCCCGACAAAGGAAGCCGTGAGGATATTGCCAAAGAACTTGAAGCCAGTAACGGCTATACCATGATTCCGCCGTATGACCATGCGGAGGTAATTGCAGGACAGGGGACTGCCGCGCTGGAGATGTTCGAGGAGATCGGCAATCTTGATATGTTGCTGGTTCCCTGTGGCGGAGGTGGGCTGTTGAGCGGTTCGGCGATTGCGGCCAAGGGAATGTCACCGAATTGCCGGGTAATCGGTATCGAACCGGAACTGGCCGACGATGCCACCAAATCTTTCCAAACCAAAAAGCTGCACCGGGTAAAGAATCCACCGACCATTGCTGACGGAACCCGTACGCCCTCGTTAGGTAGAATCACATTTCCGCTGGTGTTGGAGTTTGTGGATGATATGAAAACGGTTTCCGAAGAAGATATTATAGAGGCGGTCAAATTTCTGTTTTACCGCATGAAACTGGTCGTTGAACCTTCCGGTGCTCTTGGGTTGGCGGCATTGCTGAGTCGCGCTGTGATCGCAGAAGGCCGGGTTGGAATCATAATCAGTGGCGGCAACATTGATTCCGCCACCATGATAACGATCTTAAGCCCATGA